In Dehalococcoidia bacterium, the genomic stretch CGCCTCCGTCCTCTTCGCCCAGGTGAACACAGTGGCAGAAGCCTTCGGGGTAACGGCCCTGTTCGGCTTTGGGCTGGGAGGCATGCTGGTCCTCCCCTCCGTCGCCTACGCCAACTACTTCGGGCGCCGCTTCCTGGGAAGCATCCGAGGTCTTGCCGAGCCTTTCGTGGCAGGGGGACAGGCTGTGGGAGCCCTTTTGGCCGGGGCGATCTTCGACGCCACCGGCAGTTACCAGACGGCCTTCCTGCTATACGCGGGCACAGGCTTGACAGCGGCTCTCCTGCTGGTGGGAGCTCGCCCCCCCACTCCGCCTCAGGTGGCGCCCCCTCCCCGCCCTTGACGACTCCCCGCCCACAGGGGATAATGCCCCCGAACCCCTGGGAGGGGACGCCATGAAAATCACCGACCTGCGCGTGTTCCCTATGCAGGGTGGCCACGCCAACTGGACATTCGTGAAAATCTACACCGACAGCGGGTTGACCGGTGTGGGGGAAGCCACCTTAGAGCGCTTTGATGCCGCCGTCATCCGCACCCTGGAGTCCTTCCGGGACTTCCTGATCGGCCAAGATCCCTTCCAGATTGAATACATCTGGACGACCATTTACAAGAAGACCTTTTGGCACGGGGGTGTGATTGTCCTCACCGCCCTGAGCGGGGTGGAGCAGGCTCTGTGGGATATCAAGGGGAAGGCTTTGGGGGTGCCCGTGTACGAACTCCTCGGGGGCAAGGTGCGGGATACAGTGCGCGCCTACGCCAACGCCTGGGCCTTCCATCGGGGGGTCTACTTCGGCCCCGATACCCCCGATACCATCGCCCGCCGCGCCCAGGAGATGGTGGCCAAAGGCTTCACCGCCCTCAAATGGGACCCCTTCGGCAACGCCGGCCAGGTCATCGGCAAGGAGGACGAGGAGTTCGCCATCGCCAGTGTCCGCGCCGTGCGGGAGGCCGTCGGCCCCAAAGTAGACCTGCTGATTGAGTGCCACGGGCGCTTCAATGTGTGGAGCGCCATCCGCATGGCCCACAAACTGGAGGCCTTTGACCCCTTCTTCTACGAGGAGCCCATCCCCCCCGACAATGTGGACGCCCTGGCCGCAGTGGCCGCCGCCATCCGTATCCCCGTGGCCACCGGCGAGCGCCTGTTCACCCGCTGGGAGTTCCGCACCCTCCTGGAGAAGCACGCCGCCCGCATCATTCAGCCTGATGTCTGCCACGCCGGGGGCATCCTGGAGACCAAGAAAATCGCCGCTATGGCCGAGGCCTACTACGTCGCCGTCCAGCCCCATAACCCCAACGGCCCCATCTCCACCTTGGCCAGCCTCCACCTGGACGCCACCATCCCTAACTGCATCTTCCAGGAGTTCTTCTACCCCTATCTGGATTTGTATAACGAAATCCTCACCGTCCCCATCACCTACGAAAAGGGCTCCCTCCGCATCCCCAACGGCCCCGGCCTGGGGGCCGACATCCGCGAGGAGGTGATTCGCAAGTATCCGCCTGTGTCCCACCCCCTGCCCGCCCCCTGGGGCGGACCGTACTTCTAGCCGTCGCTCTGCAGAGGAGAGACTCACTCCCCCACGCCTACAGGAGGAGCATATGGATCTCGGCCTGAAAGGACGGGTTGCCATTGTAACCGGAGGGAGCGAAGGCATAGGGAAAGCAACCGCCCTGCGCCTGGCGCAGGAGGGGGCCAAGGTGGCCATCTGCGCCCGACGCCCCGGCCCCTTGGAGCAGGCCGCCCAGGCCATCCGCGCCCAGGGGGGCGAAGTTTTGGCCATCCCCGCTGATGTAACGCGCCCAGAGGATGTGCAGCGGGTCGTGGATACGGTGCTAGCCCACTGGGGAAGGATAGACATTCTCATCAACAACGCCGGCACCTCCGCCGCCCACCCCTTTGAATCCGTCTCCGATGAAGGGTGGGAGGCCGACTTCGCTTTGAAGGTGTGGCCAGCCATCCGCTTCACCCGTGCCGTCCTGCCCACCATGAAGGCCCAGCGGTGGGGGCGGATTATCAATGTCACCAACATCGGTGGGCGCGCCCCCGTCGCCCGCTCCGTCCCCACCTCCGTCAGCCGCGCCGCCGGCATCGCCCTCACCAAGGCCCTCTCCAAAGAGTTCGCCCCCTACAACATATTGGTCAACACCGTCTGCATCGGCCTCGTCAAAAGCGCTCAGCACGAACGGCGCTATCAGAAGGCCAAAGAGCAAAACCCCACCCTGACGCTAGAGCAGTTTTACGCCGAGATGGGCAAGAGCGTGCCTCTGGGACGTGTGGGCGAGACCGAGGAAGCTGCCGATGTCATTGTCTTCCTGGCGTCCGAGCGCGCCAGTTACATCACAGGCGTGGCCATCAACATAGACGGGGGCACCAGCCCCGTCGTCTAACACCCCTACCGGCGGCGGAACTCCTTCTCCACATACGCCCGGGACAGGAGCACCAGGGTGGGTCGCCCGTGAGGGCAGGTGTAGGGATCCTCTGCCCGCCCCAGGTCCTCCAACAGGGAGGCCATCTCCTGGGGCGAGAGGAGCATCCCCGCCGTGACGGCGCTGTGGCAGGCCACCACAGCCGCCACCCGCGCCTCCATCCCCATCCCCTGGGGGAGGTCGTCCCCCAGCAGGGCATCCAGAAAGTCCAAGAAAGCCGGGCGGGGGGGTTTGCCCACCAAAGGCGCGGGCATCCCCCGCACCAGCACCGCCCGCTCACCGAAAGGCTCCACCTGCCAGCCCGCCTGGGCGATGGCGTCCTGCCCGTCGGCCAGGGCCTGGGCTTGGGGAGGCGAAAGCTCCACCACCACGGGCTCTAAAAGGCCCTGCGTCCACGGCTCGCGGCGGCGCAGACGCTCCCACACCCGTTCAAAGAGCACCCGCTCATGAGCGGCGTGCTGGTCTATCAGGTACAGCCCCTCGGCCCCCTCGGCCACGATGTAGCACGCCCCCATCTGCCCCAGGGGGCGCAACGCGGGCAAAGCCACCCGCAACGCCGGCGCAGGGGGCGACGCCACCCCCGCTGTGGGCGCAGGCGCCTCCCCGCGCCCCCGCACCGTGCCCCCTCCCCCCCGCCCACCCAGAGGCGGGGCAGGGCCAACCTCGGGCCGCAGTAAGGGGACCGCAACCTGGGGGACAGCACTACGAGCCACCACCGCCTCCCGCACAGTTCGTTGGAGTAGCCCCGCCACTTCCCCCTCGGCAGCGATGCGCACCTCAGCCTTACTGGGGTGGACATTGGCATCCACCTGCTCGGAGGGAAGGGTCAGGTGCACCACGGCCAGGGGATGCCTCTCCTGGGGCAGAAGGCCCGTATAGGCCTCCTCCACGGCGAAGGCCAGGGCGCGCGCCTGCACGGGGCGACGATTCACAATGATGCTGATGTTCCCCCGATGGGAGCGGTGCAGATCCGGCGGGCTCACCAGACCCCATATCTTCCACCCCCGCTCGGGGGCCTCCCCCTGAACCTCCACCAACGCCTGGGCCACCTGGGAGCCATAGACAGCCCCCACGGCGTCCCGCAGGTTGCCATTCCCCGGCGCCGTGAGCACCGTGCGCCCGTCCACCTGCAGAGTGAAGCGCACCTGGGGAAAGGCCAGCACATAGGCACACACCACCTGCTGACAGCGGGCCGCTTCAGCCGACGGGGAACGCAAAAACTTGCGCCGCGCCGGCACGTTGCGGAACAGACCCCGCACCGTTAGGGTCGTCCCCACGCGGGCCCCGGCGGGCTCCCGACGGAGCACCGCCCCCTCCCGCACCTCCACCAGCGTCCCCTGCTCCTCGTCCCGATGGCGCGTCAACAGACTCACCCAGGAGACTTGGGCGATACTATACAGCGCCTCCCCCCGAAAGCCCAGGGTAGCGATGGCCTCCAGATCCTTCGCCGACGCCAGTTTACTGGTGGCGTGGCGCTGAAAGAGCAGGGGCACATCGGCCTGGGGGATGCCCACCCCATCGTCGGAGACGCGGATGCGCTCCATCCCCCCACCCACCACCTCCACCACCACCTGCGTCGCCCCCGCGTCCAGAGCATTCTCCACCAACTCCTTCACCACCGAGGCGGGACGTTCCACCACCTCCCCCGCTGCAATGCGGGCAGCCACCTCGGGGTCTAGAACACGGATAGGCACAGATGCTCCTACACGGTGGGGCGGCGATAGGCGTCGTCGCTACTGTGCCCGTAGAGGGCGATGTCGCGGATAATGCGGTAGACCCGCTCCATCTCCCGGTCGTCGGGCTTGGGCCAAAAGTACGGGCGCACCACAATCCCCCCCAACGCCGACACGATTTCCGGGTAATCGTCCACCACCACATCGGGCATGCGTGGAATGACCCCCTGAGCCACAAGACGCTCCACCGCAGCCCGATAGTTCTGCAACGGCTTCTCATACACCCCTACCACATAGGAGGCCAGCCCCACACTGCGCACCTCCCCCCATCGCACCCCCATCCCCGACCAGATGTGGAGGGTATGCCCGTCCTCCCGCAGCCGTTGGAACACCTCCTTCACCAAAGGGCGCAAGGTGCCATCCATGGCCAGGATGGTGTAGTCCATATCAAAAAAGAGGTTGAGGGAGCGCATCGGCATCCTCCCAAAGGTGTCCTGCAGGGTCTGTGCTAGGGCTACCCCCTCTCCCAACCTTTCCTTCCCGGCGTCCCCAGGGGGGGAGGGCGTCCCGCCGGTGGCGCCGCGGGGAACAGGGCGCGCGCCTTGCTCTGCAGGTGATACAGAAAGGTCAACGCCTCTAAGGGGGTGATGTTGTGCAGGTCCAGCGCCAACACCTCCTGGAGCAGGGAGTCCCCAACCCCGGCGAACAGGGAAAGTTGCTGGGCGGTGCCGTCCCGGCGCGCGGGGCGCTCCAACGTGGGGGTGGCAAGGGCAGACCGCTTCTCCTCCAAGCTGCGGAGCACCTCCCAAGCCCTCTGCACCACCCCTCGGGGCATCCCCGCCAACTGGGCCACATGCACCCCATAACTGCGGTCGGCCTTGCCCGGCACGATGCGGTGCAGGAACACCACCTTCCCCCCCTCCTCCTGCACCTGCACTGTATAGTTGCGCAAGCGGGGCAAAACCCCCTCCAGGGCTGTGAGTTCGTGGTAGTGGGTGGCGAACAGGGTGCGACACCCCAAACGGGGATGGTTGTGCAGATACTCCAACACCGCCTGGGCGATGGCCAGGCCGTCATAGGTGCTGGTGCCCCGCCCCACCTCGTCCAGGAGCACCAGGGAGCGAGCCGTGGCGTGATGCAGGATGTGGGCCGTTTCCACCATCTCCACCATAAAGGTGGATTGCCCTTCGGCCAAATCATCCTGCAGGCCAATGCGGGTAAAGAGGCGGTCCACCAGCCCGATGCGCGCCTCCTGGGCGGGCACGAAACTCCCCACCTGGGCCATCAGCACCATCAATGCCACCTGGCGAATGTAGGTGGACTTCCCGCTCATGTTGGGGCCGGTCAGGAGCAGAATCTGGTTTTGGCGCGTGTCCAGGAGGGTGTCGTTGGGAACGAAGGCCCCCGGGGGCAACACCTGCTCCACCACCGGGTGCCGTCCCCCTTTGATGTGAATCACGGGCGCTTCATCCAGGATGGGGCGCACATACCCATGCCGCTGGGCCGCCTCGGCAAAGGACGCCAGCACATCCACCTCGGCCACCGCCTGGGCCGTCTCCAGGATGCGGGGGGCCATCTCCCCCACCTGCCGACACACCTGCCGAAACAGGAAGGACTCCAGCTCGGCGATACGCTCCTGGGCGTTGAGAATCAGCGCCTCATACTCCTTCAGCTCGGGGGTGATGAAGCGCTCCGCATCAGTCAGCGTCTGGCGGCGAATGTAATGGGGCGGGACTTTGGCCAGGTTGGGCTTGCTCACCTCAATGTAGTAGCCGAACACCTTGTTGAACCCCACCTTCAAGGAGGCGATGCCCGTGCGTTCCCGCTCCTTCTGCTCCAGGCCCGCCAGCACCTCCCGGGCGTTGCGGGCGGCATAGCGCACCTCGTCCAGATCCTTGGAAAAGCCCTCCTTGATGACGCCTCCCTCGCCCACGGGGGTGGATGCCTCCTCCTCAACAGCGCGGGCGATGAGGTCTACCGCCTCGGGGCAGAGGTGGATGCGGGCGCACAGGGAGGCGAAGGGAGGAGCCTTCTGCAACACCTCCACCAGGCGGGGGAGGGCCTCCAGCCCCCGGCGTAGAGCCACCACCTCCCGAGGGGTGGCCATCCCCGCCCGCACCCGATTGAGCAGACGTTCTATGTCCGCTACCTCCTTCAGCACCCCCCGCAGGCCCTCCCGCTCCAGGGGGTGCTGCACCAGCCATGCCACCCGATCCAAGCGCTCCTCCAGTTCCTGGATATCTAACAGGGGCTGGGCCAGCCACTTGCGCAGGAGCCTTCCCCCCATAGGCGTGCGGGTATAGTCCAACACCCCCAGGAGAGACGGCCCCGTGCCTGTGCGCCCCCCCTGGAACACCTCCAGGTGGCGGCGGGTGCGGGCATCCAGAGGCATATAGCGCTCGGTGGTATAGGTGCGCAGGGAGGTGATAAGGCCCAAGAAGCCCTTCTGGGCACGGGCCAGGTGAAACAGCACCGCCCCCGCCGCCCGTATAGCCAGGGGGAGGTGGGCACATCCGAAGGCCTCCAGGGTGTGCACCCCCAGGTGGGCCTTCAGGCGCTCGGTGGCCTCCTCCAGGTCAAAGGCGGGGGCGGGCAGGGGCGTGGTGGCGTTGCCCCCAGGCGGGGGCGGGGCACCCTCGGGCAGAAGGAGTTCGGCCGGCGCCAGACGCTCCAGTTCCAGCAACGCCTGGGGCCAGGGGCACTGGGTTACGGCAAACTCCCCCGTGCTAATGTCCGCATAGGCCAGACCGGCCGCGTCCCCCTCCAGCACCAGGGCGCACAGGTAGTTATTCGCCTTCTGGTCCAGCAGGGCGGGCTCCAGCACCGTCCCGGGGGTTACCACCCGCACCACCTCCCGCTCCACCAGGCCCTTGGCTGTGGCGGGGTCGCCCAGTTGCTCACAGATGGCGACCTTGAAGCCCTTTTTGATGAGGCGGGCCAGGTAACCCTCCAAAGCATGGTAGGGGATGCCCGCCATAGGCACCCGATGCCCCTTCCCCATCTCGCGGGCGGTGAGGGTTATTTCCAGTTCGCGGGAGGTGGTATAGGCGTCCTCCCCGAAGGTCTCGTAGAAGTCCCCCAGGCGAAAGAGGACGATGCAATCGGGGTAGGCGCGCTTGATGCGCTGATACTGACGCCAGATGGGGACGGCCTTCTCCGGGGTGCCCACCGCTTCCCTCACCTGTGCCCATTATAGCGGGGGTGTGGGCTCCCGACACCCAGAACCCGTTTACTTGTGCGGGATGGGCGTAAGGCCCCGGTGCACTATCCACCACTCCAGGCTGTCCTGCAGGGCCAGCCAGGACGCCTCAATGATATTGGTGGATGCCCCCACCGTGCGCCAGGTGCGCTGGCCGTCGGTGGACTCCATCAGCACCCGCACCGACGCCCCTGTGCCCGACCCCTGATCCACCACCCGCACCTTGTAGTCCACCAACCGCACCCCCTCCAATTGGGGGTAGAAGGTTTGCAACGCCTTGCGGACGGCGTTGTCCAGGGCGTTGACGGGGCCGTTGCCCTCGGCGGCTGTATGGAGCACCTGCCCGTTCACCCGCACCTTCACCGTCGCCTCGGCCAGCAGGTCGCCCCCGTTCTCGGGGGTGCGCCGGCGCTTCTCCACCACCACCAGAAAGTCCACCAACTCAAAGGGGGGGCGATAGCCGGGCTGTTCCCTGCGCACCAGCAGTTCAAAGGACGCCTCCGCCTCCTCGTATTGGAAACCCCGCGCCTCCCGCTCCTTCACCACCTCCAAGATGCGGCGCGCCAGGGCCTCCTCGGCGGGCAGGCCCACCTCCCGCATCTTGTAGAGCACATTCCCCCGCCCCGCCAACTCGGAGACGATGATGCGCTTGGTGTTGCCCACCGCCTCGGGCGGAATGTGCTGATAACTCTCCTCTACCTTCATCACCCCCGAGGCGTGCAGGCCCCCTTTGTGCACAAAGGCGCTACTGCCCACATAGGGCTGAGTGGGGGCAAGGGGGCGGTTCACCACCTCGCTCACCCAGCGGGCTAACGCCGTCAACTGGGGAAGGGATTCATCGGGCACCACCGGTATGCCTAACTTCAGGTGCAAAGCTGGAATGAGGGAGACCAGGTTGGCGTTGCCGCACCGCTCCCCATAGCCATTGATGGTGCCCTGCACCTGCACCACCCCCGCCTGCACCGCCGCCAGGGCATTCGCCACCGCCAGTTCCCCGTCGTTGTGGGTGTGGATGCCCAGGGGCACGGGCACCTCCCGCCGCACCGCCTGCACAACGGAGGCGACCTCATGGGGAAGGCTCCCCCCGTTGGTGTCGCACAGCACCACGCAGGCCGCCCCCGCCTCGGCCGCCACCTGGATGCACCGCAGGGCATACTGCCGATTGGCCTTCCACCCGTCAAAGAAGTGCTCGGCATCAAAAAAGACCCGCCGCCCCTTGCTCCGCAGGTAGACAATGGAGTCCCGAATCATCGCCAGGTTCTCCTCCAGGGAGGTCTCCAGCACACGGGTTACATGCAAATCCCACGTCTTGCCCACCAGAGTAACCACGGCGGTTTGGGCTTCCAGCAAGGCGCGGATGTTGGCGTCCTGCTCCACAGGTGTGTGGGCCTTACGGGTGGAGCCGAAGGCCACCACCGTGGCCTGCTTCAAGGGCAGGTGGCGCACCCGTGCAAAGTACTCGGCGTCTTTGGGGTTGGAGCCGGGCCACCCCCCCTCAATGTACGGGATGCCGAAGGCATCCAGGCGCTGGGTGATGCGCAATTTATCCTCCACCGACAGGGCGATGCCCTCCTGCTGGGCGCCGTCTCGTAATGTCGTATCGTACAGGGCGACCTGATACATAGCACCTCCTTACCTGCACACAAAACACAAAGCCCGTCCCCGAAGGGACGGGCGTTCTTTCCCGCGGTACCACCCTTCTTCCCCTGGGGTTGCCAGGGGCACCTCACCGGGGTGCTATCACACCCCCGCCCGGGTAACGGTGGGCGCTCCGTCCGCGCCTACTGGGGCCGAAAGCCTGTTCGGGCGGCGGCTCGGGAGGGATATCCACGCCCCCGGTGCGCATCCCCTTCCACCACACGGGACTCGCTGGGCACACCCGCAGGGCGAGATGTGGCTCCGTCGTCGCCTTTGTTCTCCAGAGTACTTCCTCTGCACCCTTGTGTCAACCCCCCGCAGTTGACAACCTGCCCCACACCCCCCATAGTGGGGGAAGGGCATCCCCACACCCGTGCCAGGAGGCGGGCATGTTCTTCGGATTGGCAGCACCCCACTTTCGGCAAGTGGCCTCGGTGGAGGCCCTGCAGAGGGTCGCCCGCGAGGCGGAGGCCTTGGGCTACCACAGCCTTTGGGTAACCGACCACATCCTGCTGCCCAAGCAGTACCACCAGCGCTTCGGGGCCGAGATGCTGGAGATGGTGCCCGTGCTGGGCTATCTGGCGGCCATCACCCAGCGCATTCGCCTCGGCACCAGCGTGGTCATCCTGGCCCATCGCAATCCCATCTTCATGGCGCGGGCGCTGGCCACGGTGGATGTGCTCTCCGGCGGTCGGCTCATCGTGGGGGCGGCAGCGGGGTGGTGCAAAGAGGAGTTTGAGTTTCTGGGCATCCCCTTTGACCAGCGGGGGGAGATCAGCGACGAGACCCTGCGCATCTACAAGGTGTTGTGGACGCAGGACGAGCCCCACTTTGAGGGCAAGTTCTGGCGCTTCAGCAACACCCGCGCCGAGCCCAAGCCCGTCCAGAAGCCCCACCCCCCTATCTGGATCGGCGGCAACAGCCGGCGTGCCCTGCGCCGCGCCATAGAGTTGGGCGATGGCTGGCATCCCACCCGCCCCTCCCCCCAAGACATTCTCGCCGCCCGCCCTATCCTCCAGCGCCTGGCCGAGCAGAGGGGGCGGCGCTTGGACCACTTCCCCATCGTGGTGCGCCACCCCCTCAAGTTCACCGACACCCCCAGCCCCCAGTTCCCCCTCATCGGCCCCCCCGACTCCATCCGCCGGGGGATTGAGGAGTTTCAGAAAGCGGGCGTGGACGGCTTTATGCTGGATACCTTCTATAGCGTCCCCGCTGTGGCCCACGAGACGGTGGACACCATCCTGCGCACCATAGAACGCTTCGCCCGCGAAGTGATGCCCCACTTCCGCTAGAGGCAGGAGCCGGGCGTGGCGCGCGGGGTGCTCATCGCCTTGGGGATAGGCGGAGGCCTCCTGGTGGGTATCGCCGTCCTAGCAGTTCTCCTCACACGGCGGGAGCCTCCTCTGTATCCCCCTACCACTCCCGAAGGG encodes the following:
- the dgoD gene encoding galactonate dehydratase, whose amino-acid sequence is MKITDLRVFPMQGGHANWTFVKIYTDSGLTGVGEATLERFDAAVIRTLESFRDFLIGQDPFQIEYIWTTIYKKTFWHGGVIVLTALSGVEQALWDIKGKALGVPVYELLGGKVRDTVRAYANAWAFHRGVYFGPDTPDTIARRAQEMVAKGFTALKWDPFGNAGQVIGKEDEEFAIASVRAVREAVGPKVDLLIECHGRFNVWSAIRMAHKLEAFDPFFYEEPIPPDNVDALAAVAAAIRIPVATGERLFTRWEFRTLLEKHAARIIQPDVCHAGGILETKKIAAMAEAYYVAVQPHNPNGPISTLASLHLDATIPNCIFQEFFYPYLDLYNEILTVPITYEKGSLRIPNGPGLGADIREEVIRKYPPVSHPLPAPWGGPYF
- a CDS encoding SDR family oxidoreductase, with the protein product MDLGLKGRVAIVTGGSEGIGKATALRLAQEGAKVAICARRPGPLEQAAQAIRAQGGEVLAIPADVTRPEDVQRVVDTVLAHWGRIDILINNAGTSAAHPFESVSDEGWEADFALKVWPAIRFTRAVLPTMKAQRWGRIINVTNIGGRAPVARSVPTSVSRAAGIALTKALSKEFAPYNILVNTVCIGLVKSAQHERRYQKAKEQNPTLTLEQFYAEMGKSVPLGRVGETEEAADVIVFLASERASYITGVAINIDGGTSPVV
- the mutS gene encoding DNA mismatch repair protein MutS; translated protein: MGTPEKAVPIWRQYQRIKRAYPDCIVLFRLGDFYETFGEDAYTTSRELEITLTAREMGKGHRVPMAGIPYHALEGYLARLIKKGFKVAICEQLGDPATAKGLVEREVVRVVTPGTVLEPALLDQKANNYLCALVLEGDAAGLAYADISTGEFAVTQCPWPQALLELERLAPAELLLPEGAPPPPGGNATTPLPAPAFDLEEATERLKAHLGVHTLEAFGCAHLPLAIRAAGAVLFHLARAQKGFLGLITSLRTYTTERYMPLDARTRRHLEVFQGGRTGTGPSLLGVLDYTRTPMGGRLLRKWLAQPLLDIQELEERLDRVAWLVQHPLEREGLRGVLKEVADIERLLNRVRAGMATPREVVALRRGLEALPRLVEVLQKAPPFASLCARIHLCPEAVDLIARAVEEEASTPVGEGGVIKEGFSKDLDEVRYAARNAREVLAGLEQKERERTGIASLKVGFNKVFGYYIEVSKPNLAKVPPHYIRRQTLTDAERFITPELKEYEALILNAQERIAELESFLFRQVCRQVGEMAPRILETAQAVAEVDVLASFAEAAQRHGYVRPILDEAPVIHIKGGRHPVVEQVLPPGAFVPNDTLLDTRQNQILLLTGPNMSGKSTYIRQVALMVLMAQVGSFVPAQEARIGLVDRLFTRIGLQDDLAEGQSTFMVEMVETAHILHHATARSLVLLDEVGRGTSTYDGLAIAQAVLEYLHNHPRLGCRTLFATHYHELTALEGVLPRLRNYTVQVQEEGGKVVFLHRIVPGKADRSYGVHVAQLAGMPRGVVQRAWEVLRSLEEKRSALATPTLERPARRDGTAQQLSLFAGVGDSLLQEVLALDLHNITPLEALTFLYHLQSKARALFPAAPPAGRPPPLGTPGRKGWERG
- the cimA gene encoding citramalate synthase, whose protein sequence is MYQVALYDTTLRDGAQQEGIALSVEDKLRITQRLDAFGIPYIEGGWPGSNPKDAEYFARVRHLPLKQATVVAFGSTRKAHTPVEQDANIRALLEAQTAVVTLVGKTWDLHVTRVLETSLEENLAMIRDSIVYLRSKGRRVFFDAEHFFDGWKANRQYALRCIQVAAEAGAACVVLCDTNGGSLPHEVASVVQAVRREVPVPLGIHTHNDGELAVANALAAVQAGVVQVQGTINGYGERCGNANLVSLIPALHLKLGIPVVPDESLPQLTALARWVSEVVNRPLAPTQPYVGSSAFVHKGGLHASGVMKVEESYQHIPPEAVGNTKRIIVSELAGRGNVLYKMREVGLPAEEALARRILEVVKEREARGFQYEEAEASFELLVRREQPGYRPPFELVDFLVVVEKRRRTPENGGDLLAEATVKVRVNGQVLHTAAEGNGPVNALDNAVRKALQTFYPQLEGVRLVDYKVRVVDQGSGTGASVRVLMESTDGQRTWRTVGASTNIIEASWLALQDSLEWWIVHRGLTPIPHK
- a CDS encoding LLM class F420-dependent oxidoreductase yields the protein MFFGLAAPHFRQVASVEALQRVAREAEALGYHSLWVTDHILLPKQYHQRFGAEMLEMVPVLGYLAAITQRIRLGTSVVILAHRNPIFMARALATVDVLSGGRLIVGAAAGWCKEEFEFLGIPFDQRGEISDETLRIYKVLWTQDEPHFEGKFWRFSNTRAEPKPVQKPHPPIWIGGNSRRALRRAIELGDGWHPTRPSPQDILAARPILQRLAEQRGRRLDHFPIVVRHPLKFTDTPSPQFPLIGPPDSIRRGIEEFQKAGVDGFMLDTFYSVPAVAHETVDTILRTIERFAREVMPHFR